In the Streptomyces sp. BHT-5-2 genome, one interval contains:
- a CDS encoding heavy metal transporter, with protein MSAQPVSPARRARLWRIAAALAVLLGVVAYLLVQYVTSGPGAPRCSVRVQGGGDPYELTPEQAANAATISAVAASRGLPERAVTIALATAMQESGLRNINFGDRDSVGLFQQRPSQDWGTVQQIMDPVYSSGEFYRHLVKVPGYSRLPLTVAAQKVQRSGYPQAYAKHEANAALLTGALTGRNGDALSCTVSHPVDDAGPDGAGKVREKLVREFGASVLPRTAAAGGRGARPGRSLTVPVPVDGYGATAPGEAAERGWRLANWALAHAADLHIDRISYAGRTWTAADSDKGWQGPAASGDASPSVTIVTAK; from the coding sequence GTGTCCGCCCAGCCCGTTTCCCCCGCCCGCCGCGCCCGCCTGTGGCGCATCGCCGCGGCACTCGCCGTCCTTCTCGGGGTGGTCGCGTATCTCCTGGTGCAGTACGTCACCAGTGGACCGGGCGCGCCGCGCTGCTCGGTGCGCGTCCAGGGCGGCGGGGATCCCTACGAACTCACGCCCGAGCAGGCGGCGAACGCCGCGACGATCTCGGCGGTGGCGGCCTCGCGCGGGCTGCCGGAGCGGGCGGTGACGATCGCGCTGGCGACCGCCATGCAGGAATCCGGACTGCGCAACATCAATTTCGGCGACCGGGATTCGGTGGGCCTGTTCCAGCAGCGGCCGTCGCAGGACTGGGGCACCGTGCAGCAGATCATGGACCCGGTCTATTCGTCCGGGGAGTTCTACCGCCACCTGGTGAAGGTCCCCGGCTATTCCCGGCTGCCGCTGACGGTCGCCGCGCAGAAGGTGCAGCGCAGCGGCTATCCGCAGGCGTACGCCAAGCACGAGGCGAATGCGGCGCTGCTCACGGGGGCGCTGACCGGGCGGAACGGGGACGCGCTGAGCTGCACGGTGAGCCATCCCGTGGACGATGCCGGGCCGGACGGCGCGGGGAAGGTGCGGGAGAAGCTGGTGCGGGAGTTCGGGGCGTCGGTGCTGCCGCGGACGGCGGCGGCCGGGGGGCGCGGGGCCCGGCCCGGGCGCAGCCTGACGGTGCCGGTGCCGGTGGACGGCTACGGCGCGACGGCCCCGGGCGAGGCGGCGGAGCGCGGTTGGCGGCTGGCGAACTGGGCGCTGGCGCACGCCGCCGATCTGCACATCGACCGGATCTCCTATGCGGGGCGGACGTGGACGGCGGCCGACTCGGACAAGGGCTGGCAGGGCCCGGCGGCGTCCGGGGACGCGTCCCCTTCGGTGACGATCGTCACGGCCAAGTAG
- the dapC gene encoding succinyldiaminopimelate transaminase: MGAVSSRHPSLRDRLPAFPWDRLEPYKATAAAHPDGIVDLSVGTPVDPVPALVQRALIDAADSPGYPTVWGTTALRDALTGWGADRLGAPGLQHTNVLPVVGSKELVAWLPTQLGLGAGDKVAYPRLAYPTYEVGARLAGAEPVVYDEPTELDPAGLKLLWLNSPSNPTGRVLTVDELRRTVAWAREHGVLVFSDECYLELGWEADPVSVLHPDVCGGSYDGIVAVHSLSKRSNLAGYRSAFLLGDAAVLDDLLQIRKHGGMMTAAPVQAATVAALGDTAHVAEQRERYARRRTALRTAFEAAGFRIEHSEASLYLWATRDEPCWDTVGDLAKRGILVAPGDFYGAAGEHFVRIAFTATDERVAAAVHRLAD, encoded by the coding sequence GTGGGCGCAGTCTCCTCCCGCCACCCGTCCCTGCGCGACCGCCTTCCGGCCTTTCCCTGGGACCGCCTGGAGCCGTACAAGGCGACCGCCGCCGCGCACCCGGACGGCATCGTCGACCTCTCCGTCGGCACCCCCGTCGACCCGGTCCCCGCGCTGGTCCAGCGGGCCCTGATCGACGCGGCGGACAGCCCGGGCTATCCGACGGTGTGGGGCACCACGGCCCTGCGGGACGCGCTCACCGGCTGGGGCGCCGACCGCCTCGGCGCCCCCGGCCTGCAGCACACCAACGTGCTCCCGGTCGTCGGCTCCAAGGAACTGGTCGCCTGGCTGCCGACCCAGTTGGGCCTCGGCGCCGGCGACAAGGTGGCCTACCCGCGCCTGGCCTACCCCACCTACGAGGTGGGCGCCCGTCTGGCCGGCGCCGAGCCGGTCGTCTACGACGAGCCGACCGAGCTGGACCCGGCCGGCCTGAAGCTGCTCTGGCTCAACTCCCCGTCCAACCCCACCGGCCGGGTGCTCACCGTCGACGAGCTGCGCCGCACCGTCGCCTGGGCCCGCGAGCACGGCGTCCTGGTCTTCAGCGACGAGTGCTACCTCGAACTGGGCTGGGAGGCCGACCCGGTCTCCGTACTGCACCCGGACGTCTGCGGCGGCTCCTACGACGGCATCGTCGCCGTCCACTCGCTGTCCAAGCGCTCCAACCTCGCCGGCTACCGCTCCGCGTTCCTGCTGGGCGACGCCGCGGTCCTCGACGACCTGCTGCAGATCCGCAAGCACGGCGGCATGATGACCGCCGCGCCCGTCCAGGCCGCCACCGTCGCGGCGCTGGGCGACACCGCGCACGTCGCCGAGCAGCGCGAGCGCTACGCCCGCCGGCGCACCGCGCTGCGCACCGCCTTCGAGGCCGCGGGCTTCCGCATCGAGCACAGCGAGGCGTCCCTCTACCTCTGGGCGACCCGCGACGAGCCCTGCTGGGACACCGTCGGCGACCTCGCCAAGCGCGGCATCCTGGTCGCCCCGGGCGACTTCTACGGCGCCGCGGGCGAGCACTTCGTCCGGATCGCCTTCACCGCCACCGACGAGCGGGTGGCCGCCGCGGTGCACCGCCTGGCCGACTGA
- a CDS encoding sensor histidine kinase, which yields MRPVETKSAPDDRNPVLIGQRPRSRRQAAGKSMWIAIWLLYLAGPVGELSSHGAGTAQRVWGFTGLALFVLSYVALIFHHMWRRQPGPLQRYVPLVAMVALSVALTWTLGFSWLVLFIFTSVASAVVLPWRRSRWAIPLITALVIAVGARYPEIRNYYLFAYALPALGSGFVMIGVQNLVRTTHELRAAREEVARLAANDERLRLARDLHDLLGHSLSLITLKSELAGRMLPGRPEDAAQQVADIEQVSRQALVDVREAVTGYRRPRLAVELAGARVALRTAGIALTVDPALEDEPHGLTADTEGALAWALREAVTNVVRHSGARRCELLLTEEWAADDRHYLCLTVNDDGNGPLRTQHDGNGLNGLRERLALTDGRLETGQAPGSHGFALRAYVPRHTPAPTPAPDAPAPMPNTSPQPVNGPAQALSANSRLPSGPPSG from the coding sequence ATGAGACCGGTGGAGACGAAGAGCGCACCCGACGACCGCAACCCGGTGCTGATCGGCCAGCGGCCGCGCAGCCGCCGCCAGGCCGCCGGCAAGTCGATGTGGATCGCCATCTGGCTGCTCTACCTCGCCGGCCCGGTGGGGGAGCTCAGCAGCCACGGCGCCGGCACCGCCCAGCGGGTCTGGGGCTTCACCGGCCTCGCGCTCTTCGTTCTCTCCTACGTCGCCCTGATCTTCCACCACATGTGGCGCCGGCAGCCCGGACCGCTGCAACGGTACGTCCCGCTGGTGGCGATGGTGGCGCTGTCCGTCGCGCTGACGTGGACCCTGGGCTTCTCCTGGCTGGTGCTGTTCATCTTCACCAGCGTGGCCTCCGCGGTGGTGCTGCCCTGGCGGCGCTCCCGCTGGGCCATCCCGCTGATCACCGCGCTGGTGATAGCCGTCGGCGCCCGCTATCCGGAGATACGCAACTACTACCTCTTCGCCTACGCCCTGCCTGCCCTCGGCAGCGGTTTCGTCATGATCGGCGTGCAGAACCTCGTCCGCACCACCCACGAGCTGCGCGCCGCCCGGGAGGAGGTCGCCCGCCTCGCCGCCAACGACGAGCGGCTGCGCCTCGCCCGCGATCTGCACGACCTCCTGGGCCACTCGCTCTCCCTGATAACCCTCAAGAGCGAGCTGGCCGGCCGGATGCTGCCAGGGCGCCCCGAGGACGCCGCCCAACAGGTCGCCGACATCGAGCAGGTCAGCCGCCAGGCCCTGGTCGACGTCCGGGAGGCGGTCACCGGCTACCGCCGTCCCCGCCTCGCCGTCGAGCTGGCCGGTGCCCGCGTCGCGCTGCGCACCGCCGGCATCGCCCTCACCGTCGACCCGGCCCTGGAGGACGAGCCGCACGGGCTGACCGCCGACACCGAGGGCGCGCTGGCCTGGGCGCTGCGCGAGGCGGTCACCAACGTCGTCCGGCACAGCGGCGCCCGCCGCTGCGAACTGCTGCTCACCGAGGAATGGGCGGCCGACGACCGCCACTACCTCTGCCTCACGGTGAACGACGACGGCAACGGCCCGCTCCGCACCCAGCACGACGGCAACGGCCTCAACGGCCTCCGCGAGCGCCTGGCCCTCACCGACGGCCGCCTGGAGACCGGCCAGGCACCCGGCTCCCACGGCTTCGCCCTGCGCGCCTACGTCCCCCGGCACACCCCCGCCCCCACCCCCGCCCCGGACGCCCCCGCCCCCATGCCGAACACCTCCCCGCAACCGGTGAACGGCCCGGCCCAGGCCCTGTCGGCGAACTCCCGCCTGCCGTCCGGCCCGCCCTCCGGGTGA
- a CDS encoding transglutaminase-like domain-containing protein: MGERAERGEPGPERDAAREERRREFAAAAREERPDLALLCLLICAEADPALDRAGIDAAQIELDRLAGLLPYSPAGGPGAWARNLAELLGTREGFGGSPGDYRRLESSLLHEVLRRRHGLPILLSVVWMEVARRAGAPVYGVALPGHFVVGFGDPAGPDVAGAHRTSSGGGGRAAGGHVLADPFAGGRLLSNQDAAMLVAGATGEALAPGMLVPAGPLEIVQRILNNIRAWAQARPEHSAVHLWALDLSLLLPSHPARLRHERAQLLVQRGEFLDGAAELEEYARVLEPVQPAAATALRREAGAARARLN; this comes from the coding sequence ATGGGCGAGCGAGCGGAACGCGGCGAACCGGGGCCCGAGCGGGACGCGGCGCGCGAGGAGCGGCGGCGGGAGTTCGCGGCCGCGGCCCGCGAGGAGCGGCCCGATCTCGCGCTGCTGTGCCTGCTGATCTGCGCCGAGGCCGATCCGGCGCTGGACCGGGCCGGGATCGACGCGGCCCAGATCGAACTGGACCGGCTGGCCGGGCTGCTCCCCTACTCCCCTGCCGGCGGCCCCGGTGCCTGGGCGCGCAACCTCGCGGAACTGCTGGGCACCCGGGAGGGCTTCGGCGGTTCGCCCGGCGACTACCGCAGGCTGGAGTCCTCGCTGCTGCACGAGGTGCTGCGGCGGCGGCACGGACTGCCGATCCTGCTGTCGGTGGTCTGGATGGAGGTCGCCCGGCGGGCCGGGGCGCCGGTGTACGGGGTGGCGCTGCCGGGGCACTTCGTCGTCGGCTTCGGGGACCCGGCCGGGCCGGATGTCGCAGGGGCCCACCGCACGTCGTCCGGGGGCGGTGGCCGGGCGGCCGGCGGGCATGTGCTGGCCGATCCGTTCGCGGGCGGGCGGCTGCTCAGCAACCAGGACGCGGCGATGCTCGTCGCGGGCGCGACGGGTGAGGCGCTGGCCCCGGGGATGCTGGTCCCGGCCGGCCCGCTGGAGATCGTCCAGCGGATCCTCAACAACATCCGGGCCTGGGCCCAGGCACGCCCGGAGCACAGCGCGGTCCATCTGTGGGCGCTGGACCTGTCGCTGCTGCTGCCGAGCCATCCTGCGCGGCTGCGCCACGAGCGGGCCCAACTCCTCGTCCAGCGGGGCGAGTTCCTGGACGGGGCGGCGGAGCTGGAGGAGTACGCGCGGGTGCTGGAGCCGGTCCAGCCGGCGGCCGCGACCGCGCTGCGCCGGGAGGCCGGGGCGGCCCGGGCCCGGCTGAACTGA
- a CDS encoding DUF6113 family protein, which produces MTTSKGGGAADKGGRDGGADGKRRTRASGGGPPTARGGTPAAPPGRPVPGAPLTPGRVGLYVLLVVAGVLVAFAGTLLQAAWFPGGLLLALAGLGGLFYGGARATGTGGGVLVPGAAWLVTVFLLLSDVRPEGDFLFGPGLGSYGFLLGGIVIAVICATGSQLRATGVSHGRVGG; this is translated from the coding sequence ATGACGACGTCCAAGGGTGGCGGGGCCGCGGACAAGGGCGGCCGTGACGGCGGCGCGGACGGGAAGCGCCGGACGCGGGCGTCCGGTGGCGGTCCGCCGACGGCGCGCGGCGGCACCCCCGCGGCACCCCCGGGCCGTCCGGTGCCGGGCGCGCCGCTGACGCCGGGCCGGGTGGGTCTCTATGTGTTGCTGGTGGTCGCGGGCGTCCTGGTCGCGTTCGCCGGAACGCTTCTCCAAGCGGCCTGGTTCCCGGGCGGGTTGCTGCTCGCCCTGGCCGGCCTCGGCGGCCTCTTCTACGGCGGCGCCCGCGCCACCGGTACCGGAGGCGGCGTACTGGTGCCCGGTGCCGCCTGGTTGGTGACGGTGTTCCTGCTGCTCAGCGACGTCCGGCCGGAGGGCGACTTCCTGTTCGGCCCGGGGCTCGGCTCGTACGGCTTCCTGCTGGGCGGCATCGTGATCGCTGTGATCTGCGCCACCGGGAGCCAGCTGCGTGCTACCGGCGTGTCCCACGGCCGAGTTGGCGGATGA
- a CDS encoding PP2C family protein-serine/threonine phosphatase, whose amino-acid sequence MSAPHPTEGGLLAPVLLILAILVVATLDATTGPELHISGFMGIAPLVAALRCSYRRTLLVAVVYVVVLTYVDLLTVPDWAPASRVVGVFGAFLVGVFALVLCRTRLQREALHARTSLVADTMQRAMLRELPLRAGTLEAYGFYVSAQEGARVGGDIYEAVDTPHGLRLLIGDVQGKGMPAIGAGLEVLASFREAAQYQDSLEGVAGRMEQALTRYNTRSAEEGTDERFVTALLLEVRAPGRARVLSCGHIPYYLVRDGLVHERSDGEGALPLGLGGLNREPRRSVLVRPQPGDWAVLCTDGVTEARGGDGRFYPLAERIAARVDLEPADLARALRADLEDFTGGRLKDDATLLVVRRTPAEAVAAAPVRSAAA is encoded by the coding sequence ATGTCGGCCCCGCACCCCACCGAGGGCGGCCTGCTCGCCCCGGTACTGCTGATCCTCGCCATCCTGGTCGTCGCGACGCTGGACGCCACGACCGGCCCCGAGCTGCACATCTCCGGCTTCATGGGGATCGCCCCGCTGGTCGCCGCGCTGCGCTGCTCCTACCGCCGCACGCTGCTGGTGGCGGTGGTCTACGTCGTCGTCCTCACCTACGTCGATCTGTTGACGGTGCCCGACTGGGCCCCGGCGAGCCGGGTCGTCGGTGTCTTCGGGGCGTTCCTGGTGGGCGTCTTCGCCCTGGTGCTGTGCCGCACCCGGCTCCAGCGCGAGGCGCTGCACGCCCGCACCAGCCTGGTGGCCGACACCATGCAGCGGGCGATGCTGCGCGAACTGCCGCTGCGCGCCGGGACGCTGGAGGCGTACGGCTTCTATGTGTCCGCCCAGGAGGGCGCCCGGGTCGGCGGCGACATCTACGAGGCCGTCGACACCCCGCACGGGCTGCGGCTGCTGATCGGCGATGTCCAGGGCAAGGGCATGCCGGCGATCGGCGCGGGCCTGGAGGTGCTGGCGTCCTTCCGGGAGGCGGCGCAGTACCAGGACTCGCTGGAGGGCGTGGCCGGCCGGATGGAGCAGGCGCTGACCCGCTACAACACCCGCTCCGCCGAGGAGGGCACCGACGAGCGCTTCGTCACCGCGCTGCTGCTGGAGGTCCGCGCCCCCGGCCGGGCCCGGGTCCTGTCCTGCGGCCACATCCCGTACTACCTGGTGCGCGACGGCCTCGTCCACGAGCGGTCGGACGGTGAGGGCGCGCTCCCGCTGGGGCTGGGCGGGCTCAACCGCGAGCCGCGCCGCAGCGTCCTGGTCCGCCCGCAGCCCGGCGACTGGGCGGTGCTGTGCACGGACGGCGTCACCGAGGCCCGCGGTGGCGACGGCCGCTTCTACCCCCTGGCCGAGCGGATCGCCGCCCGGGTCGATCTGGAGCCCGCCGACCTGGCCCGCGCCCTCCGCGCCGACCTGGAGGACTTCACCGGCGGCCGGCTGAAGGACGACGCCACGCTGCTGGTCGTCCGGCGCACCCCGGCGGAGGCGGTCGCCGCGGCACCGGTCCGTTCCGCGGCGGCCTGA
- a CDS encoding ABC transporter permease yields the protein MTTLIKLEILRALRNKKFMFFSVIYPPALYLIIAGGADRKPIPGTGLDMGLYYMVSMAAFGAMTAVLLGNSERIAKEREQGWVRQLRLTALPGRGYVAAKIAAAATVSLPSILLVMIAAAAVKGVRLEAWQWLAIAAGTWLGSFVFAALGVAIGYLASGDAVRPVSMLCFFALAFLGGLWMPMTLLPQWVQNISEWLPTHAYAALGTAVEAGGAPHVKDVAILLGYLLVFVGGAAWLYRKDTRKA from the coding sequence ATGACCACTCTGATCAAGCTCGAGATCCTCCGCGCGCTGCGCAACAAGAAGTTCATGTTCTTCTCGGTGATCTACCCGCCGGCGCTCTACCTGATCATCGCCGGCGGCGCGGACCGCAAGCCGATCCCCGGCACCGGTCTCGACATGGGCCTGTACTACATGGTCTCGATGGCGGCGTTCGGCGCCATGACCGCCGTCCTGCTGGGCAACAGCGAGCGCATCGCCAAGGAGCGCGAGCAGGGCTGGGTGCGCCAGCTGCGGCTCACCGCGCTGCCCGGCCGCGGCTATGTCGCCGCCAAGATAGCCGCCGCGGCGACGGTCAGCCTGCCCTCGATCCTCCTGGTCATGATCGCCGCCGCGGCCGTCAAGGGCGTCCGCCTGGAAGCCTGGCAGTGGCTCGCCATCGCCGCCGGCACCTGGCTCGGCAGCTTCGTCTTCGCCGCCCTGGGCGTCGCCATCGGCTATCTGGCCAGCGGCGACGCGGTCCGCCCGGTCTCCATGCTCTGCTTCTTCGCGCTGGCCTTCCTCGGCGGCCTGTGGATGCCCATGACGCTGCTGCCGCAGTGGGTGCAGAACATCTCCGAGTGGCTCCCGACGCACGCGTACGCGGCGCTGGGCACCGCGGTTGAGGCCGGCGGCGCGCCCCACGTCAAGGACGTGGCGATCCTCCTCGGCTACCTCCTCGTCTTCGTGGGTGGTGCAGCCTGGCTCTATCGCAAGGACACTCGGAAGGCATGA
- a CDS encoding response regulator transcription factor yields MIRLLLAEDQSMVREALAALLSLEDDLEVVAQAARGDEVVAQARAHQVDVALLDIEMPGMSGLDAAARLRGELPGVKIVILTTFGRPGYLRRAMEAGADAFLVKDAPAARLADAVRRVLRGERVIDPALAAAALADGANPLTEREHEVLLAAADGSTNAEIGAALGLSAGTVRNYLSLAIQKTGARNRAEAVRTARDKGWL; encoded by the coding sequence ATGATCCGACTGCTGCTGGCAGAGGACCAGTCGATGGTCCGGGAGGCGCTGGCGGCGCTGTTGTCCCTGGAGGACGATCTGGAGGTCGTCGCCCAGGCGGCGCGTGGCGACGAGGTCGTCGCCCAGGCGCGGGCCCACCAGGTCGACGTCGCGCTGCTGGACATCGAGATGCCGGGCATGAGCGGCCTGGACGCCGCGGCCCGGCTGCGCGGCGAGCTGCCCGGCGTGAAGATCGTCATCCTCACCACCTTCGGCCGCCCCGGCTATCTGCGCCGGGCCATGGAGGCGGGCGCGGACGCGTTCCTGGTCAAGGACGCCCCGGCGGCCCGGCTCGCGGACGCGGTGCGCCGGGTACTGCGCGGCGAGCGGGTCATCGACCCGGCGCTGGCGGCCGCCGCGCTGGCCGACGGGGCCAACCCGCTGACCGAGCGCGAGCACGAGGTCCTGTTGGCCGCCGCCGACGGTTCCACCAACGCCGAGATCGGCGCCGCCCTCGGCCTGTCCGCGGGCACGGTCCGCAACTACCTCTCGCTCGCCATCCAGAAGACCGGCGCCCGCAACCGCGCCGAGGCGGTCCGCACCGCCCGCGACAAGGGCTGGCTCTAG
- the fdxA gene encoding ferredoxin yields the protein MTYVIAQPCVDVKDKACIEECPVDCIYEGSRSLYIHPDECVDCGACEPVCPVEAIFYEDDTPEEWKDYYKANVEFFDELGSPGGASKLGLIERDHPFIAALPPQNQDH from the coding sequence GTGACCTACGTCATCGCGCAGCCTTGTGTCGACGTCAAGGACAAGGCATGCATCGAGGAGTGCCCCGTCGACTGCATCTACGAGGGCTCCCGGTCCTTGTACATCCACCCGGACGAATGCGTCGACTGTGGTGCCTGCGAGCCGGTCTGCCCGGTTGAGGCGATCTTCTACGAGGACGACACCCCGGAGGAGTGGAAGGACTACTACAAGGCGAACGTGGAGTTCTTCGACGAGCTCGGTTCCCCGGGTGGTGCCAGCAAGCTCGGCCTGATCGAGCGCGACCACCCGTTCATCGCCGCGCTGCCGCCGCAGAACCAGGACCACTGA
- a CDS encoding ATP-binding protein: MSLPVTRRIARAALLVAAGTAPVVAAAGTASAVSLPPTGNELGGVTTLDSANTSKTVDSTARNGVGLVNRTGAEAAEGLAPALVRTLAPVVEEAAPLTQETARRAEAAARPVARKGISTNSVATEAVRRLAGAPQEAHTPLHGLIGGLPIGH; the protein is encoded by the coding sequence ATGTCCCTCCCCGTTACGCGTCGGATCGCCCGAGCCGCCCTGCTGGTCGCGGCGGGCACCGCTCCCGTGGTCGCGGCGGCCGGAACCGCCAGCGCAGTGTCCCTGCCGCCCACGGGCAACGAGCTGGGCGGCGTGACCACCCTGGACTCCGCGAACACCAGCAAGACCGTGGACAGCACCGCTCGGAACGGCGTCGGGCTGGTCAACAGGACCGGTGCCGAGGCCGCGGAGGGCCTGGCGCCGGCGCTGGTGCGGACGCTCGCTCCGGTCGTCGAGGAGGCCGCGCCGCTCACCCAGGAGACCGCCCGCAGGGCGGAGGCCGCGGCCCGCCCGGTGGCGCGGAAGGGCATCTCCACCAACTCGGTGGCCACCGAGGCCGTCAGGCGGCTGGCCGGCGCGCCCCAGGAGGCGCACACGCCGCTGCACGGCCTGATCGGCGGGCTGCCGATCGGCCACTGA
- a CDS encoding GNAT family N-acetyltransferase, whose product MEFLSGGRAEVRITHADVGKRVSVRRLTGAPTGEPAFTDAVGVLTSWNSGVLSITRRGGEVVRIEESALVAAKVVPAAPARRKVPAATVRELQEVAARGWPAIEAERLGGWILRASVQESPGGAGPGEAVAGRRAGFTRRANSVLAVGDPGLPLDEALDRVTRWYAERGLPPLLTVATGRPDADERLAAELAARGWSDEAHTSVRIAALAPLADTDTDTSAVLLSRRPDAGWLGLYNRTGTPTAAASAVLTGGPSVWFARVPAPDGGTAAIGRLVVDGRWAGFAAVETAAGRRRAGLATLVMAALAERALEEGASAAYLQVEADNAGALALYDGLGFVEHHGYHYRRGPAGA is encoded by the coding sequence ATGGAATTCCTCTCCGGAGGGCGCGCGGAAGTCCGGATCACCCATGCCGATGTGGGCAAAAGGGTATCCGTCCGGCGTCTCACCGGGGCCCCGACCGGGGAGCCGGCTTTCACGGACGCGGTCGGTGTTCTCACATCATGGAACAGCGGTGTGCTGAGCATCACACGGCGGGGCGGCGAAGTGGTGCGGATCGAGGAGTCCGCGCTGGTGGCGGCCAAGGTCGTGCCGGCTGCACCAGCCCGTCGCAAGGTCCCGGCGGCCACCGTCCGCGAGCTCCAGGAGGTCGCGGCCCGCGGGTGGCCGGCCATCGAGGCGGAGCGCCTCGGGGGGTGGATCCTGCGGGCGTCCGTCCAGGAGTCGCCGGGCGGAGCGGGGCCGGGAGAGGCGGTGGCCGGGCGCCGGGCGGGATTCACCCGCCGCGCCAACTCGGTGCTGGCGGTCGGCGATCCCGGGCTCCCGTTGGACGAGGCACTGGACCGTGTCACCCGGTGGTACGCCGAGCGCGGGCTGCCCCCTCTGCTGACCGTCGCCACCGGGCGGCCGGACGCCGACGAGCGGCTGGCCGCGGAACTGGCCGCCCGCGGCTGGTCCGACGAGGCGCACACCTCCGTGCGGATCGCGGCCCTGGCGCCGCTCGCGGACACCGATACGGACACGTCGGCCGTGCTTCTCTCCCGGCGGCCGGACGCCGGCTGGCTGGGTCTGTACAACCGGACCGGCACGCCCACGGCGGCGGCGTCGGCGGTGCTGACCGGCGGGCCCTCGGTGTGGTTCGCGCGGGTGCCGGCGCCGGACGGCGGCACCGCGGCGATCGGGCGGCTGGTCGTCGACGGGCGCTGGGCGGGCTTCGCGGCGGTGGAGACCGCCGCCGGGCGGCGGCGCGCGGGGCTGGCGACACTGGTGATGGCGGCACTCGCCGAGCGGGCCCTGGAGGAGGGCGCCTCGGCGGCGTACCTCCAGGTCGAGGCGGACAACGCCGGCGCCCTCGCGCTGTACGACGGGCTGGGGTTCGTCGAGCACCACGGCTATCACTACCGACGCGGCCCGGCCGGGGCCTGA
- a CDS encoding ABC transporter ATP-binding protein — translation MTTTATTPATTAQDAGRAPVVSFQGVGKSYGAVRAVADLHLELHPGETVALLGPNGAGKSSTLDLLLGLRTPDTGTVSLFGTTPQRAIQQGKVGAMLQSGGLMEGVKVRELVRLARDLHPRGHPVDQILAGAGITDIADRVVGKLSGGQEQRVRFALATAGANDLIVLDEPTTGMDVSSRQTFWGTMRRQADEGRTVLFATHYLEEADEIADRVIVLHRGRVLADGTSAEIKARAGARRISFDLAGPADRAALETLPHLTTLTVSNAGSGSTVRIQSQDADATVHALYALGLYPHNLEVSGLGLEQAFIAITTAEETDR, via the coding sequence ATGACGACGACAGCTACCACCCCAGCCACCACCGCGCAGGACGCGGGACGGGCCCCGGTGGTCAGCTTCCAGGGGGTCGGCAAGAGTTACGGCGCGGTGCGCGCGGTGGCCGATCTGCACCTGGAGCTGCACCCCGGCGAGACCGTCGCCCTCCTCGGCCCCAACGGCGCCGGCAAGTCCTCCACCCTCGACCTCCTCCTCGGCCTGCGCACCCCCGACACCGGCACGGTGTCCCTCTTCGGCACCACCCCGCAGCGCGCCATACAGCAGGGCAAGGTCGGCGCGATGCTCCAGAGCGGCGGCCTGATGGAGGGCGTCAAGGTCCGCGAGCTGGTCCGGCTCGCCCGCGATCTGCATCCGCGCGGCCATCCGGTCGACCAGATCCTCGCCGGCGCCGGGATCACCGACATCGCCGACCGCGTCGTCGGCAAGCTCTCCGGCGGCCAGGAGCAGCGGGTCCGGTTCGCCCTCGCCACCGCCGGCGCCAACGACCTCATCGTGCTGGACGAGCCCACCACCGGCATGGACGTCTCCTCCCGGCAGACCTTCTGGGGCACCATGCGCCGCCAGGCCGACGAGGGCCGCACGGTCCTCTTCGCCACGCACTACCTCGAAGAGGCCGACGAGATAGCCGACCGCGTCATCGTGCTGCACCGCGGCCGGGTGCTGGCCGACGGCACCTCCGCCGAGATCAAGGCCCGCGCCGGCGCCCGCCGGATCAGCTTCGACCTCGCCGGGCCCGCCGACCGCGCCGCCCTGGAGACGCTGCCGCACCTCACCACCCTGACGGTGTCGAACGCCGGCTCCGGGAGCACGGTCCGCATCCAGTCCCAGGACGCCGACGCGACCGTGCACGCCCTCTACGCCCTCGGCCTCTACCCGCACAACCTCGAAGTCTCCGGCCTCGGCCTGGAGCAGGCGTTCATCGCCATCACCACCGCCGAGGAGACGGACCGATGA